One Kitasatospora sp. MAP12-44 DNA segment encodes these proteins:
- a CDS encoding transglycosylase SLT domain-containing protein, with amino-acid sequence MPVISTRMRKSVALLTSAVGIAAIGASIAPTVASAQTPQSLAANIVPAGQLASFDQIISHESGWNVTATNPSSGAYGLGQALPGNKMASAGSDWQTNAGTQIKWAYDYMNSRYGSPNQAWAYWQVHHNY; translated from the coding sequence ATGCCCGTGATCTCCACCCGCATGCGCAAGTCCGTCGCCCTGCTCACCTCCGCCGTCGGCATCGCCGCGATCGGCGCCTCCATCGCCCCGACCGTCGCCTCGGCCCAGACGCCGCAGTCGCTGGCCGCGAACATCGTCCCCGCCGGCCAGCTCGCCTCCTTCGACCAGATCATCAGCCACGAGAGCGGCTGGAACGTCACCGCGACCAACCCGTCCTCGGGCGCCTACGGCCTGGGCCAGGCCCTCCCCGGCAACAAGATGGCCTCCGCCGGCTCCGACTGGCAGACCAACGCGGGCACCCAGATCAAGTGGGCCTACGACTACATGAACAGCCGCTACGGCAGCCCGAACCAGGCCTGGGCCTACTGGCAGGTCCACCACAACTACTGA